From Leptidea sinapis chromosome 3, ilLepSina1.1, whole genome shotgun sequence, a single genomic window includes:
- the LOC126979473 gene encoding uncharacterized protein LOC126979473, with protein MCYICNCFSWTLDLVQRVLTFILSCWLVLAVCVGAIIATVAGIAYGYNYCLAEYLTLYKNDLNIYMRRGQVPEAPKIRRMGFENLDLLTSDDNSNNPGNQEIEDDGTPLSDTWARRQDTRLYAERLTKFAEHKENDNDQDSIQYKTLNHEFKTKSSLHIKSISRDPMISTSVWERGVSEIVMRHYQPMHDIDRANNVDNDEKQKTNRYKNTENSDETTQTITPDIKIMLEDSTKG; from the exons ATGTGTTATATTTGCAATTGTTTTTCATGGACGTTGGACTTAGTTCAAAG GGTACTCACATTCATCTTATCGTGCTGGTTGGTGTTGGCTGTGTGTGTTGGAGCAATAATAGCAACAGTCGCTGGTATTGCTTACGGATACAACTACTGTTTAGCAGAATATTTAACTCTATATA AAAACgatcttaatatttatatgcGACGAGGGCAGGTTCCAGAGGCACCTAAAATAAGAAGAATGGGCTTTGAAAATCTTG ATCTACTCACATCAGATGATAATTCAAACAACCCTGGTAATCAAGAAATTGAGGACGACGGGACACCTTTATCAGATACTTGGGCAAGAAGGCAAGACACGAGACTATACGCAGAAAGACTGACAAAGTTTGCAGAGCACAAAGAAAATGATAATGATCAAGACAGCATACAGTATAAG ACACTAAACCACGAATTCAAAACAAAATCTTCACTTCACATAAAATCAATTTCTCGGGACCCTATGATTTCAACATCAGTTTGGGAGAGAGGTGTTTCGGAAATAGTGATGCGACACTATCAACCAATGCATGATATAGATAGAGCAAATAATGTGGACAatgatgaaaaacaaaaaacaaatagaTACAAAAATACCGAGAACTCAGACGAAACAACTCAAACAATAACACCCGACATCAAAATAATGTTAGAAGATAGCACGAAAGGGTAA